A section of the Leptospira kobayashii genome encodes:
- the purB gene encoding adenylosuccinate lyase yields MIDRYSHPEISAIWELENKFRIWTDIEIYACEARANRGEVPKEDLETIKAKAKFNVEEILEIESKVHHDVIAYLTNLNSYIGPAGRHVHFGLTSSDVGDTALCVQMVQAMDLLIKRAKELLETTKQKAVEYKDLPCIGRSHGIHAEPMTLGLKFALFFAEMQRNIERMEDARSQIAVGKLSGAVGTYSNIDLEIEEYVLTKLGLAVDPIATQVISRDRHAYYLSVLGIVAASLDRMATEVRLLQKTEGREVEEPFAKGQKGSSAMPHKRNPVVCERISGISRVIRANVNVGLQNVGLWHERDISHSSAERIVLPDSTIALDYILEKMNFVLKGIHVYPDATERTLNVTRGLIFSQKVLLWLIEKGGISREDAYLIVQENAMAVWADQNQNLRERLKADPRCSSILKDKDLDEIFQIAPYLERIPLIFKRLGLT; encoded by the coding sequence ATGATCGACCGTTACAGCCACCCCGAAATCTCAGCAATTTGGGAATTAGAGAACAAATTTAGAATTTGGACAGATATTGAAATTTATGCCTGCGAAGCACGTGCCAATCGCGGGGAAGTTCCCAAAGAAGATTTGGAAACGATCAAAGCAAAAGCAAAATTCAACGTAGAAGAAATCCTGGAAATAGAATCCAAAGTCCATCACGATGTGATCGCCTATCTGACCAATTTGAATTCCTACATTGGACCTGCAGGACGCCATGTGCATTTCGGACTTACCTCTTCCGACGTGGGGGATACTGCACTTTGTGTGCAAATGGTCCAAGCTATGGATTTACTCATCAAAAGAGCGAAAGAACTTTTGGAGACCACCAAACAAAAAGCAGTCGAATACAAAGATCTTCCTTGTATCGGCCGTTCCCATGGAATTCATGCGGAACCGATGACCCTCGGACTCAAGTTTGCATTATTCTTTGCGGAGATGCAAAGAAACATAGAACGCATGGAAGATGCACGTTCTCAAATCGCAGTAGGAAAATTATCCGGCGCCGTTGGAACCTATTCCAATATTGACTTGGAAATCGAAGAGTATGTACTCACAAAACTAGGATTAGCTGTTGATCCGATCGCGACACAAGTGATTTCCAGAGACAGACATGCGTATTATTTATCCGTATTGGGAATTGTAGCGGCTAGTTTGGATCGAATGGCAACCGAAGTGCGGCTTCTTCAAAAAACGGAAGGCCGTGAAGTAGAAGAGCCTTTTGCGAAAGGACAGAAAGGATCGTCAGCGATGCCTCACAAGCGGAACCCTGTCGTTTGCGAAAGGATTAGTGGAATTTCCAGAGTGATTCGCGCTAATGTGAATGTAGGTCTTCAGAACGTAGGCTTATGGCATGAACGGGATATTTCCCATTCCTCTGCGGAAAGAATCGTATTACCGGATTCGACCATTGCTTTGGACTATATTTTGGAAAAAATGAATTTTGTTTTGAAAGGAATTCACGTTTATCCGGATGCCACAGAACGTACGTTAAATGTAACTCGCGGTTTGATATTCTCGCAAAAAGTTTTACTTTGGCTGATTGAAAAAGGCGGGATCTCCAGAGAAGATGCTTATCTGATTGTTCAGGAGAATGCAATGGCGGTTTGGGCGGACCAAAACCAAAACTTAAGAGAAAGATTGAAAGCCGATCCTAGATGTTCTTCGATTTTAAAAGACAAAGACCTTGATGAAATCTTTCAAATCGCACCTTATTTGGAACGCATTCCATTGATTTTCAAAAGGCTGGGTCTGACTTAA
- a CDS encoding TlpA family protein disulfide reductase gives MFAKLRVLFYFLCIFFISTVSTHANTLPHFQMADQYGKQYNHTSIKGKPVVFLGCEIRDVELCRKIGRKIYWKMQNLLWKDADKIAFLSYLNLKETNQLVEKYIEESKSKQFEAVLLDRKGELIQGLEPEKAFLRIFDRKGKEIHREYLETADDEKVKELYVILKTVL, from the coding sequence GTGTTCGCAAAACTCAGAGTACTTTTTTATTTTCTTTGCATATTTTTCATTTCTACCGTTTCTACTCATGCGAACACTCTTCCTCATTTTCAAATGGCCGATCAGTATGGAAAACAATACAATCATACTTCTATCAAGGGGAAACCTGTAGTTTTTTTAGGATGTGAAATCAGGGATGTAGAGTTGTGCCGAAAGATAGGTCGCAAGATTTATTGGAAAATGCAAAATCTACTTTGGAAAGATGCAGACAAAATCGCTTTCTTATCTTATTTGAATCTGAAAGAAACCAACCAGCTTGTTGAAAAATACATCGAAGAATCCAAATCAAAGCAGTTTGAAGCGGTATTGTTGGACCGGAAAGGCGAGCTAATCCAAGGTTTGGAACCGGAAAAAGCGTTTTTAAGGATTTTTGACAGAAAAGGAAAAGAAATTCATAGAGAATATTTGGAAACTGCGGATGATGAAAAAGTCAAAGAGTTGTATGTTATTCTCAAAACAGTATTATAA
- a CDS encoding site-2 protease family protein: MKQKYSLHLLLFILTFLSVTYREFLFVGLFTFDWETYLTILSSEWPYSVGLIVILFFHEMGHYLPARYYGVKATLPYFIPFPFGPIGTMGAVIQIKERIPDKLKLFDIGIGGPIASFLLSIIAWVIGISLSDLMAIPEGMDKSKFLFFGDSLFTYWSGQWILGPYDTNLFDINIHPLAKAGWVGLLITAINLLPFGQLDGGHVIYALFGERYRNWIHWLFLGFIFFALLNFTWLLWSFLIFYLLKVEHRFVPDSQNELIGFRKFLGYFMLIALAFIFVPRPIMMGNEIDSPTLLHDILTILKNAIGGI, encoded by the coding sequence TTGAAACAGAAATATTCATTACATCTTTTGCTTTTTATTTTAACGTTCTTGTCCGTCACTTATCGTGAATTTTTGTTTGTCGGTCTTTTCACTTTCGATTGGGAGACATATCTCACGATTCTTTCATCGGAATGGCCTTATTCGGTCGGCTTGATCGTAATTTTATTTTTCCATGAAATGGGGCATTATTTGCCAGCGAGATATTACGGAGTTAAGGCAACTTTGCCGTATTTTATACCGTTTCCTTTCGGGCCGATTGGAACTATGGGTGCCGTGATACAAATCAAAGAACGAATTCCTGATAAATTAAAACTGTTTGATATCGGCATCGGCGGTCCCATCGCAAGTTTTTTGCTTTCGATCATTGCTTGGGTCATCGGAATTTCCCTTTCAGATCTTATGGCGATTCCGGAAGGGATGGATAAATCAAAGTTTTTATTCTTCGGAGACAGTTTATTTACTTATTGGTCGGGACAATGGATCCTCGGCCCCTACGATACAAATCTTTTCGATATAAATATTCATCCCCTTGCAAAAGCCGGATGGGTAGGATTGCTCATCACAGCTATCAATCTTTTGCCGTTCGGACAATTGGATGGCGGACATGTCATTTATGCTTTGTTTGGCGAGCGTTATCGAAATTGGATTCATTGGTTGTTTTTGGGTTTTATATTTTTCGCTCTTTTGAATTTCACATGGTTACTTTGGTCTTTTTTGATTTTTTATCTATTAAAAGTAGAACATCGATTTGTTCCCGACTCCCAAAATGAATTGATAGGCTTTCGAAAATTTTTAGGGTATTTTATGCTCATTGCGTTGGCATTTATATTTGTTCCTCGTCCAATCATGATGGGTAATGAAATAGATTCTCCGACTCTACTTCATGATATTCTAACTATCTTAAAAAACGCAATCGGCGGTATTTGA
- a CDS encoding SHOCT domain-containing protein: MRFASASLFLIFLFSLFSGVQTCRTTEIRKEHLTLVNSSEDIAVFSVSKEVLSSILPHNIYLLNSDFSEPTSIGSILKRVDYRLSILSSEDWTAILEQNILSKLDEMIFESIQKAPSAAYLILIKKDDPLSPLTKILRTSILYIKTLNGEVIIIPDLRQNITFASQYKFDDWSIYSLEKVKTSYKQDLRIKSKGTPMSFYIEKSADKISVYGRVIVHKETELLPKPILLRVPDEEEINTTKSDWQSVPDRIKILDDLRKKQLINEEEYQNKKKQLLDEL, encoded by the coding sequence ATGAGATTTGCTTCTGCAAGTTTATTTTTGATTTTTCTGTTCAGTCTCTTTTCGGGAGTCCAAACTTGCAGAACGACTGAAATTCGGAAAGAACATCTGACTCTTGTAAATTCATCGGAAGACATTGCCGTTTTTTCCGTCTCTAAAGAAGTTCTTTCCTCCATTCTTCCGCATAATATCTATTTGTTGAATTCGGATTTTTCGGAACCGACTAGTATCGGGTCGATTTTAAAACGGGTGGATTATCGGTTGAGCATTCTTTCCAGTGAAGATTGGACTGCAATATTGGAACAGAATATATTATCCAAACTGGATGAAATGATATTTGAATCGATTCAAAAAGCACCTTCTGCCGCTTATTTGATTCTTATAAAAAAGGATGATCCTCTTTCTCCTTTAACAAAAATTTTGCGAACTAGCATTTTATATATTAAGACCCTGAACGGAGAGGTGATCATAATTCCGGACTTAAGACAAAATATCACATTCGCCTCACAGTATAAATTCGACGACTGGAGTATTTATTCTCTTGAGAAGGTGAAAACTTCCTACAAACAGGATCTTCGGATCAAAAGCAAGGGAACCCCGATGAGCTTTTATATTGAGAAATCGGCGGATAAGATTTCAGTATATGGTAGAGTGATCGTTCATAAAGAGACGGAACTTCTTCCCAAACCAATTTTACTTCGAGTGCCCGATGAAGAAGAGATAAATACGACTAAATCGGATTGGCAATCCGTTCCGGATCGAATCAAAATATTGGATGATTTGAGAAAGAAACAACTAATCAACGAAGAAGAATATCAAAATAAGAAAAAACAATTATTAGACGAGCTTTAA
- the cysE gene encoding serine O-acetyltransferase: MFENIRAIRKFDPAAKSYIEIILCYPGLHAIWLHKISHSLYQIKVPLLPRMINYFSRFLTGIDIHPGAKIAKGVFIDHGTGVVIGETAEVGTGSLIFQGVTLGGTGKESGKRHPTIGKNVVIGAGAKILGNILIEDNVRVGAGSVVMRNVPSGSTVVGIPGKVVKSGAGTDTVEQMLEHNQMPDPIAKVFSVLLEKLETQQQLLNQLSEKQKSLEKQKPESLESIEENERFIQEFIHGDGI, translated from the coding sequence ATGTTTGAAAATATTCGCGCGATAAGAAAATTTGACCCTGCCGCAAAATCATATATTGAAATTATTTTGTGTTACCCCGGATTGCACGCCATCTGGTTGCATAAAATTTCCCACTCTCTCTATCAAATTAAAGTACCTTTACTACCCAGGATGATCAATTATTTTTCCCGCTTTCTTACAGGGATCGATATTCATCCCGGAGCTAAGATTGCAAAAGGGGTATTCATTGATCACGGAACAGGTGTAGTGATCGGAGAAACCGCCGAAGTAGGAACCGGTAGTTTGATTTTTCAGGGAGTGACTCTCGGGGGAACCGGAAAAGAATCCGGAAAAAGACACCCCACAATCGGAAAGAACGTGGTGATTGGTGCAGGCGCAAAGATTTTGGGTAACATATTGATCGAAGATAATGTGCGCGTTGGAGCTGGATCGGTTGTTATGCGAAATGTTCCGAGCGGAAGCACCGTAGTAGGTATCCCTGGAAAAGTGGTAAAATCCGGTGCTGGCACGGATACAGTAGAACAAATGTTAGAACATAATCAGATGCCGGATCCTATCGCAAAGGTTTTTTCCGTATTACTGGAAAAGTTGGAAACCCAACAACAGTTGTTGAACCAGCTATCTGAAAAACAGAAATCTTTGGAAAAACAAAAACCGGAAAGTTTGGAATCCATCGAAGAAAACGAACGATTCATTCAGGAATTCATCCACGGAGACGGGATTTAA
- a CDS encoding methyl-accepting chemotaxis protein: MNQFLTKFSVKLKIYGTNAIYQLLVLVITILGIYGLTKLEQELVSLKSIYEESFEKSVKIGYNLAKIRNLTIVATDSEDLNEFLSISKEIDSTTKDTQRMLVEIENFLNLAGYDNQIEFGESIKALEENTKIQADFEKSLALLSGFREKKEIYFRTKSNPALQESFSLQKQLTPINKQLLEKISNFDSLMAVLIKLRKDQLEATAKNVKIILIVGYILSFIIVVILSYFMGRSIATPIIKAELIANRFAEGDLTAEESFHSNDEIGRLINALNQASVNLRALISQINKTSDMVASSADEISATAGSLAEGSTNQAASLEETAAAISEMTESINQVAKTAKDQSEETNSTIREMTSLSDAILSVTNKAKLVNDGSQAVLKEAESGQSRVDEAVLRMGAIEESSAQIKDIITVINEIADQTNLLALNAAIEAARAGDSGRGFAVVAEEISKLASRSQGATKQIEDLIMDSIKKVSDGKSIIELLVDGFKRILEKSREAATLTEEISYSTLTQNQQSQRVMLSITNLTNLANFIAEATNEQETSSHEIASAIEQVNTISQSSAASAEELASSTVNLAQLSEQLNNLISNFRTK, encoded by the coding sequence ATGAATCAATTTCTAACTAAATTCAGTGTCAAACTCAAAATTTACGGAACGAATGCGATTTATCAATTGCTAGTTCTCGTGATCACCATTCTTGGCATCTACGGATTAACAAAATTGGAGCAAGAACTTGTATCCTTAAAAAGCATCTACGAAGAATCGTTTGAAAAATCGGTAAAAATCGGATACAACTTAGCAAAAATCAGAAACCTCACGATCGTTGCGACCGATTCCGAAGACCTGAATGAATTTTTATCCATAAGCAAAGAGATCGATTCAACGACGAAAGACACACAACGAATGTTAGTTGAGATTGAAAATTTTCTCAATTTGGCAGGTTATGATAACCAAATCGAATTCGGCGAAAGCATCAAAGCCCTGGAAGAAAACACAAAGATCCAAGCCGACTTTGAAAAATCTCTCGCTCTACTCTCCGGCTTTCGCGAAAAAAAGGAAATTTACTTTAGAACAAAATCAAATCCCGCTCTTCAGGAATCTTTTTCACTCCAAAAACAACTGACTCCTATCAATAAACAACTTCTGGAAAAAATCAGTAATTTTGATTCTCTTATGGCAGTTTTGATCAAATTGAGAAAAGATCAGCTGGAAGCAACCGCCAAAAACGTCAAAATCATCCTAATCGTCGGCTATATTCTTTCTTTTATCATTGTTGTCATCCTCTCCTATTTTATGGGAAGAAGTATCGCCACACCTATCATCAAAGCGGAGTTAATTGCAAATAGGTTTGCAGAAGGCGATTTAACTGCCGAAGAAAGTTTCCATTCTAACGATGAAATTGGACGTTTGATCAATGCATTGAACCAGGCTTCCGTCAATTTGCGTGCACTCATCAGCCAAATTAACAAAACATCAGATATGGTAGCTTCTTCCGCAGACGAAATTTCCGCAACAGCCGGTTCCCTCGCGGAAGGATCAACCAATCAAGCTGCATCTTTGGAAGAAACGGCTGCCGCCATTTCTGAAATGACTGAATCCATCAACCAAGTAGCCAAAACGGCGAAAGATCAATCGGAAGAAACAAATTCCACAATTCGTGAAATGACTTCTTTGTCCGATGCCATCCTTTCCGTTACCAACAAAGCAAAGTTAGTAAATGATGGTTCCCAAGCAGTATTGAAAGAAGCCGAATCGGGGCAGTCCAGAGTGGACGAAGCCGTCTTGCGAATGGGAGCGATCGAAGAAAGCTCCGCCCAAATCAAGGATATTATCACGGTAATCAATGAGATTGCAGATCAAACCAACTTACTAGCGCTAAATGCTGCAATCGAAGCGGCACGAGCGGGAGATTCCGGTAGAGGGTTTGCTGTCGTGGCGGAAGAAATTTCGAAACTTGCAAGCAGATCGCAAGGCGCGACGAAACAGATCGAAGACCTCATCATGGACTCTATCAAAAAAGTAAGTGATGGAAAATCCATTATCGAACTTTTAGTAGATGGATTCAAAAGGATTTTGGAAAAATCACGGGAAGCCGCTACTTTAACGGAAGAAATTTCATATTCCACTCTAACACAAAATCAACAAAGCCAAAGAGTGATGTTATCCATTACGAATCTTACGAATTTAGCCAATTTCATTGCAGAAGCGACAAATGAACAGGAAACATCTTCCCATGAAATTGCTTCCGCCATTGAACAGGTAAATACGATTTCTCAATCCAGCGCAGCTTCTGCAGAGGAACTTGCTAGTTCTACTGTCAACTTAGCACAGTTATCCGAACAACTAAACAACCTTATTTCCAATTTTAGGACTAAATAA
- a CDS encoding DegT/DnrJ/EryC1/StrS family aminotransferase: MLTTRKTFLPFALPSISEDAIEEVAQVLRSGWVTSGPKVKQFEMEFADFVGSPNAIAVNSATAGLHLALEAIGLTENDAVITSSITFTATTEVVCYFHAEPVLTDVDPINNLLTPELLQTTIDTRCVWDGKNLKTKSTGKQVKAVMPVHLAGHTCDMEGIQKIAKKYKLIIIEDAAHAFPAVHKNKMIGTWGDYTVFSFYATKGITTGEGGMITTANAASADRMRKMRLHGINRDAFNRPGWYYEVVDAGYKYNMTDIQAALGVVQLKESHAFWERRTEIAKHYNEEFKNLKGLILPKDDVNGQHSWHLYRVELDTKLAKMGRDSFVEELKDRNIGTSLHFIPIFEHPYYKKTFGFNRAEYPNACKMYDRAVSLPLFAGMTKTDEKDVIDAVKDLLG, encoded by the coding sequence ATGCTTACTACCCGCAAAACCTTTCTTCCGTTTGCACTGCCTTCCATCTCCGAAGACGCCATTGAAGAAGTAGCACAAGTACTGCGCTCCGGCTGGGTTACTTCCGGACCTAAGGTCAAACAGTTCGAAATGGAGTTCGCTGACTTTGTGGGTTCTCCTAATGCAATCGCTGTCAACTCCGCTACGGCCGGTTTGCACCTGGCATTGGAAGCAATCGGTCTGACGGAAAATGATGCGGTAATTACAAGCTCGATTACATTCACTGCAACGACAGAAGTCGTTTGCTATTTTCACGCAGAACCAGTTTTAACCGATGTAGACCCGATCAATAATCTACTTACACCGGAACTATTACAAACTACGATTGATACCCGCTGCGTTTGGGATGGGAAAAATCTAAAAACGAAATCCACCGGCAAACAAGTGAAAGCTGTTATGCCTGTCCATCTTGCCGGGCATACTTGCGATATGGAAGGGATCCAAAAAATCGCAAAAAAATACAAATTGATCATTATCGAAGATGCAGCCCATGCGTTTCCGGCAGTTCATAAAAACAAAATGATCGGAACCTGGGGAGATTATACCGTTTTCAGCTTTTATGCAACGAAAGGAATTACCACCGGCGAAGGTGGAATGATTACTACAGCTAACGCAGCTTCTGCGGATCGAATGAGAAAAATGAGACTTCATGGAATCAATCGGGATGCATTCAACCGTCCCGGCTGGTATTATGAAGTGGTGGATGCCGGTTATAAATACAATATGACCGACATCCAGGCTGCACTTGGTGTGGTACAATTAAAAGAGTCTCACGCTTTCTGGGAAAGAAGAACCGAGATCGCAAAACATTATAACGAAGAATTTAAAAATCTGAAAGGACTTATTCTTCCCAAAGATGATGTTAATGGACAACATAGCTGGCATCTATACAGAGTGGAGCTGGATACAAAGCTCGCAAAAATGGGAAGGGATAGTTTTGTTGAAGAACTTAAAGACAGAAATATTGGAACAAGTCTGCATTTCATTCCTATCTTTGAACATCCATATTATAAAAAAACTTTCGGCTTCAATCGCGCAGAATATCCGAATGCATGCAAGATGTATGATCGAGCAGTATCTTTACCTTTGTTTGCTGGAATGACAAAAACCGATGAAAAAGACGTAATTGATGCGGTGAAAGATCTACTCGGCTGA
- a CDS encoding LIC10025 family lipoprotein: MLFSKQYYNPILFFSLVLSFFFSCNKPNGSHYQFWKDYDSMQRAIKSSTTNETFLTAQFGGFSQAKEKDLKKTDSGVFYLELGGKLSDSGKWSIDWYPETIVGLDYFAKVEYTPKLWGRKEIYTLQRSQTSHWNGYLPRDFFAWLNEFVFIANDEPSYQKLKKDSANLQFLCESMQCHIYDETDWVVLEFVLNEETQKRFPGFYNRTGSRLEKSKLNLEIWDKANPEDRIHLSNQGKTLQFRLPARPRKQFFQKPVEIHFLADIEIRSYGITAKIQDLEYILQYQSLAHEDRFKGKFTKVGKKEISGNLLYFIPTGVIDLFIPGNMNEYFSDMMTLLVNGTQGKGGSQLEAVYLKKGNLQTNKITTYSEIMRKKFSLFGNDNSQDAAQDFEFYASWEAAMLKDLKGSASN; the protein is encoded by the coding sequence ATGTTATTCTCAAAACAGTATTATAATCCAATTTTATTTTTTTCTTTAGTTCTATCCTTTTTCTTTTCTTGCAACAAACCTAACGGAAGCCATTACCAATTTTGGAAAGATTATGATTCCATGCAAAGAGCGATCAAATCGTCCACGACGAATGAAACTTTCTTAACTGCACAATTCGGAGGTTTTTCTCAAGCGAAAGAGAAAGATTTAAAAAAAACTGATTCCGGTGTATTCTATTTAGAGTTAGGTGGGAAGTTATCGGATTCGGGCAAATGGTCCATCGACTGGTATCCCGAAACAATCGTCGGATTGGATTATTTTGCCAAAGTTGAGTATACTCCCAAACTTTGGGGACGGAAGGAAATCTATACCTTACAAAGATCCCAAACTTCCCATTGGAACGGTTATTTGCCTCGTGATTTTTTTGCCTGGTTGAACGAATTTGTTTTCATTGCAAATGATGAACCTTCCTATCAGAAATTGAAAAAAGATTCTGCCAACTTACAATTTTTATGCGAATCAATGCAGTGCCATATTTACGATGAAACCGACTGGGTCGTTCTGGAATTTGTTCTAAATGAAGAAACGCAAAAAAGATTCCCCGGATTTTACAACCGAACGGGAAGTCGATTGGAAAAGAGCAAATTGAATTTGGAAATCTGGGACAAGGCCAATCCGGAAGATCGAATCCATCTATCCAATCAAGGCAAAACTCTACAGTTCCGACTTCCCGCCCGGCCGAGAAAACAATTCTTTCAGAAACCCGTTGAAATTCATTTTCTAGCTGATATTGAAATTCGTTCTTACGGAATCACTGCAAAAATCCAAGATCTGGAATACATTCTCCAATACCAAAGCCTTGCCCATGAAGATCGATTTAAGGGGAAGTTTACGAAAGTCGGCAAAAAGGAAATTTCAGGAAATCTACTCTACTTTATCCCTACAGGTGTGATTGATCTTTTTATTCCGGGTAATATGAATGAATATTTTTCAGATATGATGACTTTGTTGGTGAATGGCACCCAAGGGAAAGGCGGCTCTCAATTGGAAGCTGTGTATCTGAAAAAAGGAAATTTACAAACCAATAAGATCACCACCTATAGTGAGATTATGCGAAAGAAATTCTCTCTCTTCGGAAATGATAATTCCCAAGATGCTGCCCAAGATTTTGAATTTTACGCTTCTTGGGAAGCAGCGATGCTCAAGGATTTAAAAGGTTCCGCTTCCAACTAA
- the add gene encoding adenosine deaminase, whose protein sequence is MEVQFSEILNRILVIDRDIAELNRLKSRLPEDRPYSPSLQLTFDKQINTLLNERVSIMELPVLNPPLWLFPKETLQGQKATDETSILKERKSLLAGDLSVPHPNEQDVINFIREIPKSEIHLHLEACVNKETLKFLYKKNGIEITDKEFEDKYNFKDLMGFIQVFFFVQGAVKEASDLGYFIDSLAEYMRSNNIVYCETFFAPSKFIQNGLDFDEMVEVMVNRIRQIEVKDGVTIRLLVDVSRSFGPENAMNNLKRVLGVKHKEIIGIGLGGAELMGPAKDYAEVFKVARDSGLRTVAHSGEDDGPWAIWDAVSLCKAERIGHGTSAIQDPELVKYMKDNKIPIEICVTSNVFTAKYVRKEQNHPVRYYYDQGLTLCINTDDPEIFNVNLTYEYFKLYRFLDFSIDEIIDLVKQSVYCTFHPQKETLWKQMEEKIEAIKVKYNLAPQPALV, encoded by the coding sequence ATGGAAGTTCAATTTTCAGAAATATTAAATCGTATTTTGGTCATTGACCGGGATATTGCTGAGCTCAATCGACTGAAAAGCCGACTGCCAGAAGACAGACCTTATTCCCCTTCTTTACAATTAACCTTCGACAAACAGATCAATACTCTACTCAACGAACGGGTTTCCATTATGGAGCTTCCCGTTCTCAATCCGCCTCTTTGGTTATTCCCAAAAGAGACGCTCCAAGGCCAAAAGGCGACAGACGAAACATCCATTCTCAAAGAAAGAAAGTCACTTCTTGCAGGGGATTTGTCCGTCCCTCATCCGAATGAACAGGATGTGATCAATTTTATCCGGGAGATTCCAAAATCGGAAATTCACCTACATCTTGAAGCATGTGTTAATAAGGAAACACTGAAATTTTTGTACAAAAAGAACGGTATCGAAATCACGGATAAAGAATTCGAAGATAAGTACAATTTCAAAGATCTGATGGGATTCATTCAGGTATTCTTTTTTGTACAAGGTGCCGTGAAGGAAGCAAGTGACTTGGGTTATTTTATAGATAGCCTAGCAGAGTACATGCGTTCAAATAATATCGTTTATTGCGAAACTTTTTTTGCTCCGTCCAAGTTCATTCAGAACGGATTGGACTTTGATGAAATGGTGGAAGTGATGGTGAATCGAATCCGTCAAATCGAAGTAAAAGATGGTGTGACGATCCGACTTCTTGTAGACGTTTCCCGTTCGTTCGGTCCGGAAAATGCGATGAATAACCTCAAACGGGTTCTGGGTGTTAAACACAAAGAAATCATAGGGATCGGACTCGGCGGCGCGGAACTTATGGGACCTGCTAAAGATTATGCGGAAGTGTTCAAAGTTGCCCGTGATTCAGGACTTCGTACTGTTGCCCATTCCGGAGAAGATGACGGTCCTTGGGCAATTTGGGATGCAGTTAGCCTTTGTAAGGCGGAAAGAATCGGGCATGGAACTTCTGCAATCCAAGATCCAGAACTTGTCAAGTATATGAAAGACAATAAGATTCCGATTGAGATCTGCGTGACTTCGAACGTATTTACTGCGAAGTACGTTCGCAAAGAACAAAATCATCCTGTACGTTATTATTATGACCAAGGTCTGACTCTTTGTATCAATACGGACGATCCTGAAATTTTTAATGTAAATTTAACTTACGAATATTTCAAACTCTATCGCTTTTTGGATTTTTCCATTGATGAGATCATTGATTTGGTAAAACAAAGTGTCTATTGTACTTTCCATCCTCAAAAAGAGACTCTTTGGAAGCAGATGGAAGAAAAAATCGAAGCAATCAAAGTTAAATACAATTTAGCGCCGCAACCTGCACTTGTTTAA
- a CDS encoding anthranilate synthase component II, which translates to MKVLILDNYDSFTFNLYQLVGEILEEIGNPFQLDVFRNDEKEFKEIESANYDRIIISPGPGHPADKEYFGISSDILLNLGDKTSILGICLGMQGMATTFGGEVVRAKIAMHGKLSPISHDGKGVFKNLTQNIEIMRYHSLIAEESSLPKELEITARVVSPDQKGEIMGLRHTNLKIEGVQFHPESFGSEEGKLLLKNFLVGSGTF; encoded by the coding sequence ATGAAAGTTTTAATCTTGGACAATTACGATTCCTTCACATTCAATCTCTATCAATTGGTAGGTGAGATTTTGGAAGAAATAGGCAACCCGTTCCAATTGGATGTATTCCGAAATGACGAAAAGGAATTTAAAGAAATCGAATCGGCAAATTACGATCGAATCATTATTTCTCCGGGACCCGGCCATCCTGCCGATAAGGAATACTTCGGAATTTCGAGTGACATCTTACTAAACTTAGGCGATAAAACTTCCATCTTGGGAATTTGTCTCGGGATGCAAGGCATGGCGACTACGTTCGGGGGAGAGGTTGTACGTGCGAAGATTGCGATGCATGGTAAGCTTTCTCCCATTTCACATGACGGAAAAGGTGTTTTTAAAAATTTAACACAAAACATTGAAATCATGCGTTATCATTCCCTGATTGCTGAAGAATCCAGTTTGCCGAAAGAATTGGAAATCACTGCACGCGTAGTAAGTCCCGATCAAAAAGGGGAAATCATGGGTTTAAGGCATACCAACCTGAAAATAGAAGGAGTTCAGTTTCATCCGGAGTCTTTTGGTTCGGAAGAAGGCAAACTTTTGTTGAAAAATTTTTTAGTTGGAAGCGGAACCTTTTAA